From a region of the Malania oleifera isolate guangnan ecotype guangnan chromosome 12, ASM2987363v1, whole genome shotgun sequence genome:
- the LOC131144947 gene encoding uncharacterized protein LOC131144947: MEMEGRRATWIHLQLLVLVVVLLGFSHFISIINAVPLSRTRNLENLGGDHTIIHQSDIQNAPQITNKESTEGEKGGNGNIEGRLLEQLHDYSATPNDGHNPPPRLAASREKKD; encoded by the exons ATGGAGATGGAAGGACGAAGAGCGACGTGGATTCATCTTCAACTTCTAGTGCTTGTGGTGGTTCTTCTGGGTTTCTCTCACTTCATCTCCATCATCAATGCTGTTCCACTTTCGA GGACAAGAAATCTGGAGAATCTGGGTGGAGATCATACTATTATTCATCAATCTGATATTCAGAATGCCCCTCAG ATAACTAATAAAGAATCGACCGAAGGAGAAAAAGGCGGCAATGGCAATATAGAGGGGAGACTTTTAGAGCAACTTCATGACTATTCCGCCACACCCAACGATGGTCATAATCCGCCGCCGAGACTAGCAGCTAGCCGTGAGAAgaaagattaa